The genomic DNA ATCTTCTACGACCTGACGCAGCGCCTCACGCTGCGCGGGCAGGCCGGTCAGACCAGCGGGCTCGACCTGATCTACACGCTCAAGTACGACTGAGCTGCGGGTCTGCCGCCTTGACCGCGGTAATTCGCAGGGTTAAAAATCGTTAACGCCCTTCTAACAAGGAACGACGATGCACGGTGAAGGAGACAAGGGCGAGTGTTCCATGCTGGACCGTCAGAAGTACGACCCGCCGGGCTACTCGCGAACCACGTTCTTGCGCCACGCGCTCCAGTGCGTGATGGCAGTCATTGCAGCAGGCGCCGCGGTGGCGTCCATTCCCTATTGGGGAGGCGACGACTTTCCGCTGATGGGGCTGATCGTCTACGTCGCGGGCATGGTGTTCGTTGCCATGCCGCTGTGCCTCTATTACGAGTCGCTGCTGCAGTCGCATGAAGAGCGCGTGGAGCGTGCAAGGCACATGCTGGCCGCCTAGGCCTCCGGCTTCGCCTTGACCACCTGCCTGAGGCCCGCAAGCGCGGGATCGACGATGGCGGCGTCCGCTCCCACCGCATACACCGCATACGCCGGATAGAGAAATTCCGGCGTGTCCGGCACGCGGCGCAGCCGGCCCGATTCGAGGTGGCTGCGCACCACGTCGTGCCGGAAGTAGCCGGTGCCGCCCGCAGCCAGCAGGAACTCGCGCCCGAGCGGCCCGAGCCCGGCGCTCACCGCGGCATTGGAGAGCTCGGGAAACGCCAGGCCGTGCTGCGCCGCGAACTCCGGGCCCCAGTCCACGTACACATAGTCCGCGGGCCGCGGCACGCGCGGCTGCTGCGCGGTCGTGACCATGACCAGCTTCTCCTCGATGAGCAGTTCCACGCGCAGGCCGGGCCGCTGCTGCGGCGCGTAGGCAATGGCGATGTCGAGCACGCCCGCGGCCACCTTGTCGAGCAGGTCGTGCGGAAAGCCCACCTCGGTGCGGATGGCCAGCTCGGGCGCGGCCGTGCGCATCCACA from Variovorax sp. V93 includes the following:
- a CDS encoding LysR family transcriptional regulator; this encodes MDINLARTFLEIVETRSFQRAAERLHVTQTSVSARVRTLEELLGRPLFVRNKAGAVLTAAGEQFLPHATTLVQVWERARHQVAVPSGSRAVLAIGCEISLWDPLLLQWLLWMRTAAPELAIRTEVGFPHDLLDKVAAGVLDIAIAYAPQQRPGLRVELLIEEKLVMVTTAQQPRVPRPADYVYVDWGPEFAAQHGLAFPELSNAAVSAGLGPLGREFLLAAGGTGYFRHDVVRSHLESGRLRRVPDTPEFLYPAYAVYAVGADAAIVDPALAGLRQVVKAKPEA